Part of the Lolium rigidum isolate FL_2022 chromosome 6, APGP_CSIRO_Lrig_0.1, whole genome shotgun sequence genome, ggctaggggtggcactgccctcctaaccacgcAGGCACAGGTTGGTTCTGTATGCACGATAGTTTTtcatgttgcatttgttggggTCTCCATTTTCTCGGATTTCCAAAAGTGGATTTATTGCGTATGTTGATTTATTGCTACATGGCCGTGTTCATCATGTTGCGGCACTTCTCGCAACTTGTACTACTCATAGGTAAAAAAAATGTTGCAAGCGATGCTAAAACCATACATAGAAAATGTTGCATCGTAAAGTTTGATGTTGTATTCATTAGACGTTCTAGATCTTTCACTTAAGTGATATCGGACGTCTCCCTAAGGTGAATGTGCACATGTTAACGACTCTATGAACCAACGTAGATGGCCTAGTTGGACATCTTGGCAATGACCACATTCATGTCCACGTGGACGGTCGGATATGCGGGTTGATGTTTATCAACGAATGACCAGGACCCGCACACCGCCTCGCTTTGGTCAGGGTGTCGATTTCGGGGATTAGGAGGTGGAGACCAAGGTTTGAGTCTGTCTACGAGTGATAAAATAAAGTAGCTGTTTTCAACATATAGACTCTGcacaattatgataaatttgttacGAAGTATCACAAAACGGAGACCGGAAAAAAAGAGGCGGTGTGCGTGTGTGTGACGACGTGGACGGCAGGGAGGCCAAAGCGAAGGCGGCTACGTGGTTGCGTGCTTGTCCGCTACGCATACGCACGTCGGACCGAAGGAACCGAGCAACCCAGCGAACGGGTCGCCGTCCTGGCCCGTGGAATACATGGATCGTCGATATGGATGGATAGATCCATGGGTTGCGACCCGACAGGCCACGCGATGCACTCCACTTGATAGAGAGAGAGGCGGTCAATGGCGAAGCCCTGCTTGGTTTCCACGCTTTGCCGTCCACCGAAGCAACGCCACCGAAAGTCGCATGTGCGTCGGGAAAATTTGGTCGggtgatgagatgagatgagatcTCACAACCAGCTCACCATGTCCGGAACGTTGGAGCTAGTGGATGGAATCATGCGATCTGCTCGATTTCAACTACCAGACAGGATCGCACTAATTATTCCTGCCTAATTGCTCGAATCCTCCGCACTAAACTTTGGCAGCAACGATGGTAACCAACTAATGGTCCAACTGTGCCTGCAGAACAAATCGACGCTGTGTCTGAAGAACAAAACGAGGGAGATACTGTTGAATCAACTTGACGCAATTCGATTATACGGGGGATATATGTACTGGCAAGAACCATGGTAACCACCACCTGTGTCTGAAGAACAAAACGAGGGAGATACATGTAGTTGAATACTCTTGATGCAATTCGATTACATAGGAGTATATGTACaaacttcttcatcatcatcatttcttTTTACAGTACAGCCATGGTGATTACATACATGGCGGCGAGATGAACTGATGATGACTTCTTTCTCATCCGGACTGACTCTCTTAACAAGATTGACTGACGCTCATGATATCTACAGAACACAGCACAATGAAAAATTTAACTAGTCGAGGAAAAAATACTACTGTCTACTCTTTGATCCTCTTCTTATGTGTGGACGATCaactactcttcttcttcttcttaactTAGTCTTGGACCTTCGTCTCTATCGATCTTTATGTTAATTAGACCCGTATGTATATACCACAAGGAACACACGTAGTAGCATATGGTAACTAGAAGTACATACGCGGCCGGCGAAAACTGTACAGGGTTGATGAGGACGGTGCTGGCTTCTCTCTCCCTTCGGGAATCATTCCGCTGCCGGATCAGGCGCGGGCGGAGAGCACGCGGCCTCCGCCGTTGCTGCCGCTGTGGGAGCTCCGGCAGGAAGAGACTTCGAAGCCCTGGATCCTCACCGCCGGCGCGTACGACGGGGCAAAACTGCTGCTATGGCTATTGCTATTGCTGTAGGTGGGGACGTGGTGGTTGTTGCGGTGGCTGTCAAAAACCGCATGGCTGATGTccgaggaggcgacggcggcggcggcgtggtggtgGCGCTGGTTCAGCAGGAAGTGGGGGTCGTGGACCAGCGGGTTGTCGGCCCGCGCCGGCGGCGACCCGCCGAACAGCGACCagcctcctccttcctcctcgtcgtgctcggccgtTTTGCTCTTCCCTTCTCTCTGCTGCAACGATAAGAAAGAACAGATCTTTGTAAGCGAAAGATCCACAAAAAGAAGAGATTTTTGCCAATAACGACGAAAGATTACGGGTTTTGCAAGGTGGGTGGGTGGGTACCTTTTTGTTGTTGCCGGAGGAGTTGAGGAGGAACGGAGGCGGGCCGAGGATGAGGTCGGCGCTGCAGGGGTGGACCTGCGCCCTCCGCGGGCGCGGCGCGCACAGCACCGGCTCCGGCTCCCTGCTATCCCTGCCGctccccgacgacgacgacgaggactcgACGAACATGCTCCTCATCGTCCCGGTCGGCATATCCTCACCCAACTTTCTCGCAGGAAGATCTCAGCTATACCAAAATCAGACGCCCTGCGCCTCTCTCCACAGCTAAATATATCGATGGATGGATCGTTCTGCCGGTCCACTCGGAATAGGAATGGGGGAGGGAGCGGATGAACTGAAGGAACGGAGGGGGAGTTGGTTGGTTGGCTCTGCCTTCGgtgtgaagaagaagaagtaggagGCTGGTGGGAAGGAGTCGGCAGGCGGGCAATGCAAATGCGATGCGAGCGGTGCTGACCGCCTCGACCACCACAGATATACCAACCGCCTCCGGTGAGTTGGCGCCCGGTTGTGCAGGTCTGGTGGACCACGTCTCTCCTTCCTTTCCATTATTTTTTGGTAGCGCCCATTTATATTTCTTTATTGCTCACCGCCCATCTGCtgctaagggcatgtacattggtttagacGGATGCTGTCTGTAATACTATTCCATGTCATCTATAGATAATGATACAGACAGTGTATACAATAGTCTGTCTGTAAGTTATCTATTTTTAGTCATAGCTAGATGTGAATATAAATTATAGACACCCTTCGTACAACAGTAAAAATGGTGTCTGTAAGTACGTCTGTAAGAAGTCTACAGACTGTCTGTAACTTTACAGAcagcctccttctctctcctcattctctttcctccacatcaccaaaatcacaTATAACCACCTCCTACAGACAGCtgagtcatcaccattgtacatgccctaacacgAGACTGTTAGTGGGACAGTGGTTGCTTAACGATCGATGTCCAGCACCAGTGAGCGGAGATGGGAGCAAAGCCGCACATAATGTGTTTGTGTGCCCACGAATTTCTAGTTTTTTAGATAATAGGCAAAGatttgcccgactttaaattaataaagccaacaCAGGTAACAAGCGTTCAGATACAAACTGCTGGGCATTACAGCTTGGCCACCATAAACATCGGCACACATAACTAAGAGTTTCAAGGATGGCAAGGCAAAGTGCCAAAAGCTAACAGAACAGGGCCTCCATGAAGTCCAGACCGTCCTCGGACCCGCACCGTGGCACGGACTACTCCTTCACGGCGATGCTGGCTTGAGCGACGCGTACAGCACCCTTAGCTCGCGTGCCATCCAGTTTATGCCCTCCTTTTCTCTTGGCTTGCATTTTAGGCTCCACAGCTGGGGCGGGCGTAGCGGACGACGGGGTAGCGGAAACTTCGGTGGAGCACTTGGACATGGAGTTCTTCTCGGCAGTGGCACGAATGGCACGCTCCAGAACCGGGCCTTCAGTTGCCCCTTTAGCTCTCTCACTTTTGCGCAGGGCTTCCGCCGGAGGGGCCTTGGATCGCGGCGCTCGAGCAACCGCTGCCCCCAAGGCTGGGATTGGGGCATCAAGCGGCAGGTTGGCCCGAGGCGGGCGAGTCACCCATAGAGAGCGCGAGGAGCGTGGTGGAGGCCCGAGTTTGGGTAGGAGGCGCAGGGGTCTCCAAGGTGGCTTCGACCTCCGCCGCTTCCGACAGTCGGCTTCCTAGAGGGGCGGTCGTGGTTGCTTTTGCTCCTGCGTTCACCGTTCCGCCGGTACTCCCGATCGGACGAAGCGAGAGGAGGGGTGACCCAGCCCACCTCAACCCTCTCGGCCTCTGGACAACTTCAAAGCTTTCCCAGAGTCGGGAAACCCTCTCCCCGGACGACGGATCCTCGAG contains:
- the LOC124665535 gene encoding uncharacterized protein LOC124665535, with translation MPTGTMRSMFVESSSSSSGSGRDSREPEPVLCAPRPRRAQVHPCSADLILGPPPFLLNSSGNNKKQREGKSKTAEHDEEEGGGWSLFGGSPPARADNPLVHDPHFLLNQRHHHAAAAVASSDISHAVFDSHRNNHHVPTYSNSNSHSSSFAPSYAPAVRIQGFEVSSCRSSHSGSNGGGRVLSARA